The following coding sequences lie in one Desmodus rotundus isolate HL8 chromosome 1, HLdesRot8A.1, whole genome shotgun sequence genomic window:
- the OR1F1 gene encoding LOW QUALITY PROTEIN: olfactory receptor 1F1 (The sequence of the model RefSeq protein was modified relative to this genomic sequence to represent the inferred CDS: deleted 1 base in 1 codon; substituted 1 base at 1 genomic stop codon), with product MRGANQSRVSEFLLQGLSSQQSHFVFFLSTYLAVVLANLLILLAISMDYGLHTPMYFFLSNVSLVDICFSSNTIPKMLANHILESQTIFSGCLTQMYLLFELANMDHFLLAVMAYDCFVTICHSLHYSAKMVHQLCALLVPGLWVMASLNACLLHTLLMAXLPFCADNVILYLLYDMTSFLKHSCSDTHLSEMMALTEGALILITLFICILPLYIHITCALLRVQGRWKVFSICASHLAVVFLFSSTIIAVYFNPSSLHSSEVTTATVMYALVILMMNPFIYRQRHRDLKGALQKIIAGRQALTDESAMDLSFP from the exons ATGAGAGGGGCAAACCAGTCACGTGTCTCTGAGTTCCTTCTCCAGGGGCTCTCCAGCCAGCAGTCCcactttgtcttcttcctgagcACGTACCTGGCTGTGGTCCTGGCAAATCTGCTTATCCTCCTGGCCATAAGCATGGACTATGGCCTgcacacccccatgtacttcttcctcagcaATGTGTCCTTAGTGGACATCTGCTTCTCCTCCAACACCATCCCCAAGATGCTGGCGAACCACATACTCGAGAGTCAGACCATCTTCTCTGGGTGTCTCACACAGATGTATCTTCTCTTTGAGCTTGCCAACATGGaccatttccttctggctgtgATGGCCTATGACTGCTTTGTCACCATATGCCACTCCCTACACTACTCAGCAAAGATGGTCCATCAGCTCTGTGCTCTGCTGGTCCCTGGGTTATGGGTCATGGCCAGCCTGAATGCT TGTTTGTTGCATACTTTGCTTATGGCTTGACTCCCATTCTGTGCAGACAATGTCATCCTCTATCTCCTCTATGATATGACCTCCTTCCTGAAACACTCCTGCTCTGACACACACCTCAGTGAGATGATGGCTCTGACTGAGGGAGCCCTGATCCTAATCACCCTGTTTATTTGCATCCTGCCTTTGTATATCCACATCACCTGTGCTCTCCTGAGAGTCCAGGGAAGATGGAAAGTCTTCTCCATCTGTGCCTCCCACCTGGCCGTGGTTTTCCTCTTCTCTAGTACCATCATTGCTGTGTATTTCAACCCTTCATCCTTGCACTCATCCGAGGTCACCACAGCTACTGTGATGTACGCACTGGTGATCCTCATGATGAACCCTTTCATCTACAGACAGAGGCACAGGGACTTGAAAGGGGCCCTGCAAAAAATAATTGCAGGAAGGCAGGCTCTTACTGATGAAAGTGCCATGGACTTGTCATTCCCGTGA